The genomic DNA CGATCCTGCGCACGGTGGCGCTGAACTTCCCGTCGACGCGGCGGTGCGTGATCCTGGTGGAGGGCGCCCAGGTGGAGACCCTGGCCGGACACCTGGACATGGTGCGGGGCTTCGATCCGCGCCGGTGGCTCTGATGACCGGTGTGGGCAACAGCCAGGCGCCCATCGGCGTGTTCGACTCGGGCCTGGGCGGGCTGACGGTGCTGCGCGAACTGCACGCGCGCCTGCCCGGCGAAGACCTGCTCTACTTCGGCGACACCGCCCGCGTGCCCTACGGCACCAAGGGCGAGAAGACCGTGCGCGCCTTCGCCCGCCAGGACGCGGGGCTGCTCGTGGCGCGCGGCGTGAAGATGGTGGTGGTGGCCTGCAACACGGCCAGCGCCTTCGCGCTCGAGTACCTGCGCGAGGTGCTGCCGGTGCCGGTGCTGGGCGTGATCAATCCCGGCGTGCGCACGGCCCTGGCCGCCACGCGCGGGGGCGCGGTGGGCGTCATCGGCACCTCGGGCACCATCCGTTCGCGGCGCTACCAGGAGGGCCTGGCCGCCGGCGGCCTCGACGCCGGGCGCATCGTGGCCCGCGAGTGCCCGCTCTTCGTGCCGCTGGTGGAGGAGGGGCTGCACGCCCACGCCATGACGCAGCTGGCCCTGGACGAGTACCTGGCGCCGGTGCGCGCGGCGGGGGTCGACACGCTGATCCTCGGCTGCACGCACTACCCGCTGCTGAAGGCGGAGATCGGCACCTACATGGGGCCCGACGTCAACCTGGTCGATTCGGCCGAGGCCCTGGCCGAAGCGGCGCACGGGCGGCTGGCCGAACTCGACCTGCTGCGGCCCGACGCCGTGTCCGGCCGCGCGGGGGAGCTGTCGTTCGTGCTGAGCGACATCCCGTGGAAGTTCCAGGAGATCGGGGCCCGCTTCCTGGGCAAGCCGATCGCCGACATGCAGACGGTGGGGCTGGACGAGATGGAAGCGGCCGGCCACGCCATCGGTTGAACGACGAGACCGACGAGAACCCGAAAGGACGAGCATCGTGATTGAACGAGCCGGCGACCGCGGAATCGCCCAGCTGCGCCCGACGCGCATCACCAAGGACTACCTGCCCCACGCCGAGGGCTCCTGCCTGATCGAGATGGGCAACACCCACGTGATCTGCACCGCCTCGATCTCCAACGGCACGCCGCGCTGGCTGAAGGGCAGCGGCCAGGGCTGGATCACGGCCGAGTACGGCATGCTGCCGCGCTCGACGGGCGAGCGCATGCGCCGCGAGGCCGCCGGCGGCGGGGGCCAGGGCGGGCGCACCATGGAGATCCAGCGGCTGATCGGCCGCTCGCTGCGCGCGGTGACCGACATGGTGGCCCTCGGCGACCTGACGATCACCCTGGACTGCGACGTGATCCGCGCCGACGGCGGCACGCGCTGCGCCTCGATCAACGGCGCGGCGGTGGCCCTGTACGATGCGCTCGCGCGGCTGAAGCTGAAGAAGCACCCCATGCGCTCGCTGGTGGGCGCCATCAGCCTCGGGGTGCTGCAGAACGAGGTGCTGATGGACCTGGACTACCGCGAGGATTCGTCCGCCGAGACGGACATGAACCTGGTCATGGCCGAGGGCGGCGGGCTGATCGAGATCCAGGGCACGGCCGAGGAGCGACCCTTCTCGCGCGAGCAGCTCGAGCGCATGCTCGACCTGGGCGCGGCCGCCGTGGCCAAGATCAACGAGCTGCAGCGCAGGGTGCTGGAGATCTGATGCGCCGCCGGGCGCGCGCGGCCGGCCGGGGTCGGTCGCGGGACATCCGAACCGTGGAGGTGCCGCATGGGTGAAGCGAGGAAAGTCGTCCTGGCCAGCCGCAACGCCGACAAGGTGCGCGAGCTGAGGGAACTGTTCGCGGGGGCGCCGTTCGAGGTGGTCTCGGCGGCCGACTACCCGGGCCTGCCCGAGGTGATCGAGGACGGCACGACCATCCTGGGCAACGCCACCCGCAAGGCGCTGATCACGGCGGCATACACCGGCGAGATCGCCGTGGCCGACGACACCAGCCTGCAGGTGCGCGAACTGGTGGGCTGGCCGGACATCTTCGCCGCCCGCTTCTCCGGGCCCGACGCCACCTACGAGAGCAACGCCAGGCTCGTGCTCGAGCTGATGCGCGACGTGCCCGCCGGCTACCGCCAGGCGCGCTTCGCCACGGCGTGCTGCTGGATCGACCCGCGGCCGGAGCTGGTGGCGTACGACGTGCGGCGCCCGGCCACGCGGCGCTGGCTGCGCAACCCGTGGCTCAGGGCCATCGAACTGCAGGACAAGGCCGACGAGTGGTCGTACTGGAACGGCTTCGTCGATCGGGCGGCCGCCTGGCGCGACTACGCCACCGCCATGCAGGCCGACCTGGCCGGCCACGGCCACGACAAGTCGCGCCTGCGCCAGGTGGCCGACGGGCTGCTCGGCTCGGTGCCCGAACTGAGCGGCGCGCCGGTGACGGTGCCCGCGGGCCAGATGCGGGTGCCCGACAGCCGCATCTGGGCGGTGGAAGGGCCGGACACCGAGGAGCCGCCGCTGACGCGCATCGCGCCGTCGGGCCTGGATCCGGAGGCGCCGGGCCGCGCCGTGAACGACGAGTTCTGGCTGGAGATCGCCACCGAGGGCAAGCTGCTCGGCACGATCACCGACCAGCCGATCGGCGGCGGCGGCTTCGGGTACGACCCGATCTTCCGGGTGGGCGAGGGCCAGCGCACCCTGGCCGAGATGGAGCCCGACGAGAAGAACGCCATCAGCCACCGGGGCCGCGCGCTGAAGCGCATGCTGAAGACGGTGGCGCGGGCGTACGGGCTGGAGGCCCTGGCGGCAGACTAACGGGCTTTTGCGGCGAGGGCCGGACCTTCCCCGTTTGACTTGGGGCGGTCCGGCCGTATCTTCGGTTTCCCTCTTCTTGGACCTCGGTCGGGGCGTGGCGCAGTCCGGTAGCGCACCTGCTTTGGGAGCAGGGTGTCGGAGGTTCGAATCCTCTCGCCCCGACCAGTCTTCCCTAGAGAGCCACCTCGAACCCCTCGAACCGCGGCGGCCCCAGGTAGGTGCCCTCGGGCGCACGCGACTTGCCGCCGTGGGCCTGCTTGAAGGCGTCGGACTCGGTCCAGGCGTGGAAGTGGGCGTACGACTCCCAGCGGGAGTGGGAGATGAAGACGCGGCCGCCCTCGATCTCGGGGCCCTGCAGCAGGTGGAACTCGATGAAGCCGGGCACCTCGTCGAGCTTCGAGTCGCGGGTGCGCCAGACCTCGATGAAGTCGTTCTCGCGGCCGGCGGCGATGGGGAAGCGGTTCATGGCGATGTACATGGAGACTCCTCGGCGGAGATGACGGGTCGATGGGGGCGGGCACAGGATAGGGTCGCGGGAGGGAGACGGCCAACGCCTGCGCCGACTCCGGCCGGGAACGTGCGGAGCGGGGCCTTCGGTGGCGCCCCGCGGGGCCCTGGGAGGGCCAAGGTGCGGCGACACAGCGGGTTGGCGGGCGCGCGGGCGAGGGCTGGCGGACCGCGCCCGAATCGTGCTGGAGGGGCGGCGACAGGGGCCTGCAGGGCCCGCATCCGCCGCGCGGGAAACCGGGTAAAGCGGCCAAGGGGAAGGGGATCAGGGTCTTGACATCCGCTCTTCCGATGGCCATTATTCGCGTCCGCCCGCGAGAGATCGGTTCTGGCGATCGGATCGAACCCGAACTTCCGGCGCAGCTGCAACCCGACTCCCGCCGCAGGGCAAGACGACTCGGGCGCCCGTAGCTCAGCTGGATAGAGCAGCGGATTTCTAATCCGCAGGCCGCAGGTTCGAGTCCTGCCGGGCGTGCCAAAAAACCGAATATGGTGGTGGATGTAGCTCAGCTGGCAGAGCCCCTGGTTGTGGTCCAGGTGGTCGTGGGTTCGAATCCCATCATCCACCCCATTTTTTTATCCAGTGACAGGGCCTGGTCTGGTACTGTCCCCCCGCACAATAAGCCGGAACCAACCCCTATCCTGACGCACCCCGGCCCACGCCGGGACAAGGAGGACGCGCACATGGCAGGCGTCAACAAGGTCATCATCGTCGGCAATCTCGGCCGCGATCCCGAAATCAAGTACACCCAGAGCAACGTCCCGGTGGCGAACTTCTCCGTGGCGACCACCGAGAACTGGAAGGACAAAGCCAGTGGCGAGTGGCAGGAGAAGACCGAGTGGCACCGCATCGTCTGCTGGCGCCACCTGGCCGAGCGCGCCGAGAAGTACCTGAAGAAGGGTAAGCAGGTGTACATCGAGGGCAAGCTCGAGACCCGCAAGTGGACCGGCCA from bacterium includes the following:
- a CDS encoding antibiotic biosynthesis monooxygenase, whose product is MYIAMNRFPIAAGRENDFIEVWRTRDSKLDEVPGFIEFHLLQGPEIEGGRVFISHSRWESYAHFHAWTESDAFKQAHGGKSRAPEGTYLGPPRFEGFEVAL
- a CDS encoding glutamate racemase translates to MTGVGNSQAPIGVFDSGLGGLTVLRELHARLPGEDLLYFGDTARVPYGTKGEKTVRAFARQDAGLLVARGVKMVVVACNTASAFALEYLREVLPVPVLGVINPGVRTALAATRGGAVGVIGTSGTIRSRRYQEGLAAGGLDAGRIVARECPLFVPLVEEGLHAHAMTQLALDEYLAPVRAAGVDTLILGCTHYPLLKAEIGTYMGPDVNLVDSAEALAEAAHGRLAELDLLRPDAVSGRAGELSFVLSDIPWKFQEIGARFLGKPIADMQTVGLDEMEAAGHAIG
- the rph gene encoding ribonuclease PH, with amino-acid sequence MERAGDRGIAQLRPTRITKDYLPHAEGSCLIEMGNTHVICTASISNGTPRWLKGSGQGWITAEYGMLPRSTGERMRREAAGGGGQGGRTMEIQRLIGRSLRAVTDMVALGDLTITLDCDVIRADGGTRCASINGAAVALYDALARLKLKKHPMRSLVGAISLGVLQNEVLMDLDYREDSSAETDMNLVMAEGGGLIEIQGTAEERPFSREQLERMLDLGAAAVAKINELQRRVLEI
- a CDS encoding single-stranded DNA-binding protein, with amino-acid sequence MAGVNKVIIVGNLGRDPEIKYTQSNVPVANFSVATTENWKDKASGEWQEKTEWHRIVCWRHLAERAEKYLKKGKQVYIEGKLETRKWTGQDGNDRYTTEIIAREMQILGRREEGEGGGGYGGGGGGYGGGQQSGGGNFRSEE